The genome window CGTCCACGTGTCGAACATCCTGGCGAAGCTGGGTGTCGCGGGGCGGGGCGAGGCGGCGGCGGTGGCACACCGCCTGCGGTTGTTCCCGGCGGAGGCACCCCCTGTCCAGGCCGCGGGCTGAGGCTTACGCTGACGGGAATCCGGGCCTAGGGAGGCGCCGTGTTCAACATGTTCGAGGAACTGTTCGCGCCGGGCCGCAAACACACCCACGATGAGCAGAAGCGCCTGGAACTGACCCGGTTGGACGTCACGGACGGCGATCCGGGCCGGGGCCCGATCGACCTGGCGTCGGGCACGGTGGTC of Streptomyces cynarae contains these proteins:
- a CDS encoding DUF6191 domain-containing protein, yielding MFNMFEELFAPGRKHTHDEQKRLELTRLDVTDGDPGRGPIDLASGTVVIRLPKPAPAEPEPDQG